One Prevotella intermedia ATCC 25611 = DSM 20706 DNA window includes the following coding sequences:
- a CDS encoding FKBP-type peptidyl-prolyl cis-trans isomerase, producing MKKLTVVAALAIAAASFTACGNQAPKEDLKSDIDSLSYAFGIDQGQGVKQYLQQMNIDTAYIDEFIKGLNDGATNMDDKKKAAYNAGIGVGMNMNMVIKNQINKSIFGEDSTQSISLSNFLAGFAASAKGNNKNMTIEKARQIEQKVPQAIQAKTAEKKFGDNKKKNDAYMAKVAKNPEMKALKQGVYYKEIKAGTGAKPTASQVVKISYEGKTIDGKVFDKNDGVTMQIGQAVPGFNEALLNMPVGAKWEVYIPYAAGYNAQQPSPDIKPFSTLIFTIEMLSIEKTENAGAEMPMN from the coding sequence ATGAAGAAACTTACAGTTGTAGCCGCATTGGCTATCGCCGCAGCCAGCTTTACTGCATGTGGCAATCAGGCTCCAAAAGAAGACTTGAAATCAGACATCGATTCATTGAGCTACGCCTTTGGTATCGACCAAGGACAGGGTGTTAAGCAATACTTGCAGCAGATGAACATCGACACAGCTTACATTGACGAGTTCATTAAAGGTTTGAACGATGGTGCAACGAACATGGACGACAAGAAGAAAGCAGCTTACAACGCTGGTATCGGTGTCGGCATGAACATGAATATGGTAATTAAAAACCAAATCAACAAGAGCATCTTCGGCGAAGATTCTACTCAGTCTATCTCGTTGAGCAACTTCCTTGCAGGTTTTGCAGCAAGCGCAAAGGGCAACAACAAGAATATGACCATAGAGAAAGCTCGCCAAATTGAGCAAAAAGTACCACAAGCCATTCAGGCAAAAACTGCTGAAAAGAAGTTCGGCGACAACAAGAAAAAGAACGATGCCTATATGGCAAAGGTGGCAAAGAACCCTGAAATGAAGGCTTTGAAGCAAGGCGTTTACTACAAGGAAATAAAGGCAGGAACAGGCGCGAAGCCTACTGCGTCGCAGGTAGTAAAGATTAGCTACGAAGGAAAGACCATCGATGGCAAGGTATTCGATAAGAACGACGGCGTAACAATGCAAATCGGACAAGCTGTTCCTGGTTTCAACGAAGCACTGCTGAATATGCCTGTGGGTGCGAAGTGGGAAGTTTACATTCCTTACGCAGCTGGTTACAACGCACAGCAGCCAAGTCCTGACATCAAGCCTTTCTCTACTTTGATATTCACTATCGAAATGTTGTCTATCGAAAAGACAGAGAACGCAGGGGCAGAAATGCCAATGAACTAA
- a CDS encoding SIR2 family NAD-dependent protein deacylase has product MKKIVFLTGAGMSVESGFKTFRGSDGLWEDYPVEQVATHEAWESDPVLVNNFYNRLRKKLFMAKPNEGHKLIKKLEDKYDVTVITQNVDDLHESAGSTNVIHLHGELKKACSSDDAYNPEYIKVLTEDAPDVLPGEKAADGSLLRPFIVFFGESVPMIEPAARAVGDADIFVIVGTSLNVYPAAGLVRYVRAGVPIYLIDPNDVESGRTPNITVIRKGASEGMREFMERI; this is encoded by the coding sequence ATGAAGAAAATAGTATTCCTGACAGGTGCGGGTATGTCTGTGGAAAGTGGTTTTAAAACTTTCCGTGGCAGCGACGGCTTGTGGGAGGATTATCCAGTGGAGCAAGTTGCCACCCACGAGGCGTGGGAAAGCGACCCTGTGTTGGTGAATAACTTCTACAATCGATTGCGGAAAAAACTGTTTATGGCAAAGCCTAACGAGGGGCATAAACTCATAAAGAAGCTGGAGGACAAATACGATGTAACCGTGATTACGCAGAACGTGGACGATTTGCACGAGTCGGCAGGCTCTACCAATGTTATCCACCTGCACGGCGAGCTGAAAAAGGCTTGCTCGAGCGACGATGCCTACAACCCCGAATATATAAAGGTGCTTACAGAAGATGCTCCCGACGTGCTGCCAGGCGAGAAAGCAGCCGACGGAAGTCTGCTTCGCCCCTTCATCGTGTTCTTCGGCGAAAGCGTTCCGATGATAGAACCTGCTGCAAGAGCAGTGGGCGATGCCGATATTTTCGTTATTGTCGGCACCTCGCTCAACGTTTATCCCGCTGCAGGTTTGGTGCGTTACGTCCGCGCAGGCGTACCCATTTACCTGATAGACCCCAACGATGTGGAATCGGGACGCACTCCCAACATCACAGTTATTCGCAAAGGGGCGAGCGAAGGAATGCGCGAATTTATGGAAAGAATTTAA
- a CDS encoding M28 family peptidase, with translation MNGKIKFLCSGMAVLLLAAFAFSCKGKSSNNSTEDGDTVATAKPVGPTFNPDSAFAYTAAQCDFGPRTMNSSAHDKCEQWIISKFKQYGCEVQTQKADLKAYDGTILKSTNIIARTNPNAQRRILLCAHWDSRPWADNDPDSTNHKKPVMAANDGASGVGVMIELARQLQADSTLNVGVDFVCFDAEDWGVPQWETNYQEQSGDSWALGSNYFAKNLPLTVRPEFGILLDMVGGEGAQFYKEGISLQYAPDIVNRVWEAAKSAGFEAYFPTTRGGMVTDDHYPLNKIAAIPTIDIIPHYPDCAQSTFGPTWHTVSDTMEHIDRATLQAVGQTLIQLIYTL, from the coding sequence ATGAACGGAAAAATAAAGTTTTTATGCAGTGGTATGGCAGTGCTTTTACTTGCTGCCTTCGCCTTTAGTTGCAAAGGAAAATCGTCTAACAACAGCACCGAAGACGGCGACACAGTGGCAACAGCAAAGCCCGTTGGCCCTACATTCAACCCCGATTCGGCATTCGCCTATACGGCAGCGCAGTGCGATTTCGGTCCTCGCACAATGAATTCGTCGGCTCACGACAAGTGCGAACAATGGATTATCAGCAAGTTTAAGCAATACGGCTGCGAGGTTCAGACGCAGAAAGCCGACCTGAAAGCTTACGACGGCACGATATTAAAATCGACAAACATCATCGCCCGTACCAATCCCAACGCACAACGGCGCATCTTGCTCTGTGCACACTGGGACAGTAGACCGTGGGCAGACAACGACCCTGACTCTACCAACCACAAGAAACCCGTTATGGCAGCCAACGACGGAGCTTCTGGTGTTGGTGTTATGATAGAATTAGCACGCCAGTTACAAGCCGACAGCACGCTGAACGTAGGTGTCGATTTCGTTTGTTTCGACGCTGAAGACTGGGGTGTGCCGCAGTGGGAAACCAACTATCAAGAACAGTCGGGCGACAGTTGGGCTTTGGGTTCCAACTATTTTGCAAAGAACCTGCCCCTCACCGTTCGTCCCGAATTTGGCATTTTGCTCGATATGGTAGGTGGCGAAGGTGCCCAATTCTACAAGGAAGGCATTTCCCTGCAATATGCGCCAGACATCGTAAACCGAGTTTGGGAAGCTGCAAAGAGTGCTGGCTTCGAGGCATATTTCCCTACAACGAGAGGCGGAATGGTAACAGACGACCATTATCCGCTCAACAAAATAGCAGCCATTCCTACGATTGACATCATTCCGCACTATCCCGATTGCGCACAAAGCACGTTCGGTCCTACGTGGCACACCGTAAGCGACACGATGGAACACATAGACCGTGCAACACTGCAGGCGGTTGGACAAACACTCATTCAGCTTATTTACACCCTGTAA
- a CDS encoding Lrp/AsnC family transcriptional regulator — translation MDKIDKLDRKILSILSQNARIPFKDVAAECGVSRAAIHQRVQHLIENGVIIGSGFHVNPKSLGYTTCTYVGLNLERGSMYRDVVERISTIPEVIECHFTTGSYTMLVKLFAKDNEQLMDLLNNKIQSIPGVVSTETLISLEQSIKREIPIAEEL, via the coding sequence ATGGATAAGATTGATAAATTAGACAGAAAGATATTGAGTATCTTGTCGCAAAACGCTCGTATCCCGTTTAAAGATGTAGCAGCAGAGTGTGGCGTATCGCGCGCTGCAATCCATCAAAGAGTCCAACACCTTATCGAAAATGGCGTAATTATAGGCAGCGGCTTCCACGTAAACCCCAAAAGTCTTGGTTATACCACATGTACTTACGTTGGCTTGAACCTCGAACGCGGTTCAATGTATCGCGATGTAGTGGAGCGTATCAGCACCATTCCTGAAGTTATAGAGTGCCATTTCACCACAGGTTCGTACACTATGCTCGTCAAACTCTTCGCAAAGGACAACGAACAACTGATGGATTTGCTCAACAACAAGATTCAAAGCATTCCTGGTGTAGTATCTACCGAAACGCTTATCTCGCTCGAACAGAGTATCAAACGCGAAATCCCAATCGCCGAGGAACTATAA
- a CDS encoding LysR substrate-binding domain-containing protein, with translation MELRQLRYFLKVAELLNFSEASKALFVTQSTLSQQIKQLETELDTTLFERNSHEVTLTEAGQKLVRYAQKVVVDADICQQKMTDLKSLLTGELNIGVTFTFSPLLTETVLEFMERYPDVRLNIIYKTMAELMDMLQRHEVDFVLAFKPTEKNERVESYLLFNNNLVAVMSSTHPFAKRKSISLEDLKACQIAMPACGLQARNAFDDMIESSANNIKTRLEINDINILLKLIRQSKLVTVLAEATIHNEEGLVGIPLEMHNDDMEGCIHMLKNAYIKNSAREFYRLLSQSRTIMKYSSLSRLL, from the coding sequence ATGGAGCTAAGACAACTACGATACTTCTTAAAGGTAGCAGAACTTTTGAACTTCTCGGAGGCTTCAAAGGCATTGTTCGTAACGCAAAGCACGCTGTCGCAACAAATAAAACAACTCGAAACAGAACTCGACACCACGCTCTTTGAACGCAACAGCCACGAAGTTACGCTTACCGAAGCTGGTCAGAAACTTGTGAGATATGCACAGAAGGTAGTCGTAGATGCTGATATATGCCAGCAAAAAATGACCGATTTGAAGAGTTTGCTGACAGGCGAACTCAACATTGGGGTTACGTTTACTTTCAGTCCGCTGCTCACCGAAACCGTGCTTGAGTTTATGGAACGCTATCCCGACGTCCGCCTTAACATCATTTACAAAACAATGGCAGAACTTATGGATATGCTGCAACGCCACGAAGTAGACTTTGTTTTGGCATTCAAACCTACTGAAAAGAACGAAAGGGTAGAAAGCTACCTATTGTTCAACAATAATCTTGTAGCCGTAATGAGTTCCACCCACCCATTTGCCAAACGCAAAAGCATATCACTCGAAGACTTGAAAGCCTGCCAGATAGCTATGCCTGCGTGCGGTTTGCAGGCTCGAAACGCATTCGACGATATGATAGAATCGTCGGCAAATAATATAAAAACACGTTTAGAGATAAACGACATCAACATTCTGCTGAAGTTGATACGCCAAAGCAAACTCGTAACAGTGCTTGCCGAAGCCACCATTCACAACGAAGAAGGGCTTGTGGGAATACCGCTCGAAATGCACAACGACGATATGGAAGGCTGCATTCACATGCTAAAGAATGCTTATATAAAAAACTCTGCACGCGAGTTCTACCGCTTGTTAAGCCAGTCGCGCACCATTATGAAATACTCTTCGCTCTCTCGTCTGCTGTAA
- a CDS encoding LytR/AlgR family response regulator transcription factor, translating to MNLTCIIVDDEPLAIRLLENFVERTPFLVLKASFTDSISALQTIKNDVVDLLFLDIQMPDLNGMELSRMVPSRTRIIFTTAFKEYAFDSYEVNALDFLLKPIRYDKFLTAAEKARDWFERLTQPINNQRTTVFLKADGELQQVLLTDVVYVEGMKDYVIFHLSDRRLVTHMTMKAVEELLPSAHFMRVSRSYIVALDKIRKVDRNDCIYIGNEIIHVTDAFLAPFKEYLEERKR from the coding sequence ATGAATCTAACGTGTATTATCGTAGACGACGAACCTTTAGCCATACGGCTATTAGAGAATTTTGTGGAACGTACACCTTTTTTGGTGCTCAAGGCATCGTTCACCGACTCTATTTCGGCTTTGCAGACCATCAAAAACGATGTTGTAGACCTATTGTTTCTCGATATTCAAATGCCCGACCTGAATGGTATGGAGCTTTCGCGTATGGTGCCATCACGCACTCGCATCATCTTTACAACAGCGTTCAAGGAATATGCTTTCGACAGCTACGAGGTGAATGCACTCGACTTCTTGCTGAAGCCAATACGCTACGACAAGTTCTTAACGGCTGCAGAAAAAGCCAGGGACTGGTTCGAAAGGCTGACGCAACCCATAAACAACCAAAGAACGACGGTGTTTCTGAAGGCTGACGGAGAGTTGCAGCAAGTACTGCTCACCGATGTCGTTTATGTGGAAGGAATGAAAGATTATGTCATCTTCCACCTTTCCGACCGCCGACTGGTTACACACATGACCATGAAAGCAGTGGAAGAGCTGCTCCCTTCTGCCCATTTCATGCGTGTAAGCCGTTCGTATATCGTGGCATTGGATAAAATAAGAAAGGTAGATAGGAACGATTGCATCTACATTGGCAACGAGATAATACACGTTACCGATGCTTTTCTTGCACCCTTCAAGGAATATTTGGAAGAGCGCAAGCGGTAG
- a CDS encoding FKBP-type peptidyl-prolyl cis-trans isomerase — protein MDKLSYALGIGIGTQLSEMGASNLNIDDFALAIKDVIAGNKLQVSNEEAQTLVNNFFAEQQAKQEAAAAEAGKVAKAVGEDFLAENAKKEGVVVLPSGLQYEVIAEGNDKKPSATSKVKCHYEGTLIDGTKFDSSYDRGEPATFGLNQVIAGWTEGVQLMGEGAKYRFFIPYNLAYGERGAGASIPPYAALVFVVELIEVL, from the coding sequence ATGGACAAATTAAGCTACGCTTTGGGTATCGGCATCGGTACACAGCTCAGTGAAATGGGTGCAAGCAACTTGAATATCGACGACTTTGCACTAGCGATTAAGGACGTAATAGCAGGCAACAAGTTACAGGTAAGCAACGAAGAGGCACAAACACTCGTAAACAACTTCTTTGCTGAACAACAGGCAAAGCAAGAGGCTGCCGCTGCCGAAGCAGGCAAAGTGGCTAAAGCTGTAGGCGAGGACTTCTTGGCTGAGAATGCGAAAAAAGAGGGCGTTGTAGTGTTGCCTTCAGGTCTTCAATACGAAGTTATCGCAGAAGGAAACGACAAGAAACCAAGTGCAACAAGCAAGGTGAAGTGCCACTACGAAGGTACGCTCATAGACGGAACCAAGTTCGATAGCTCGTACGACCGCGGCGAACCTGCAACATTTGGCTTGAACCAAGTAATAGCAGGCTGGACAGAAGGTGTGCAACTGATGGGCGAAGGTGCGAAATACCGCTTCTTCATTCCTTACAACCTTGCTTATGGAGAGCGTGGCGCAGGAGCATCAATTCCTCCATACGCAGCTTTGGTATTCGTAGTAGAACTCATTGAGGTGCTTTAA
- a CDS encoding glutathione peroxidase, protein MKKIILALFCTLLAFPAMAQKNVYNFKVKDANARTVKLKDYKGKVLLIVNTATKCGFTPQYEALQKLYDTYKAQGLVILDFPCNQFGEQAPGTLNEIKAFCTGNYGVTFPQFDKIEVNGKKELPLYTYLKAQQGFKGFDTSTKIGKFLDEKFSKQDPNYAKNPSIKWNFTKFLIDREGHVVDRFEPTADMKDVEAGVRAALKVQ, encoded by the coding sequence ATGAAGAAAATAATATTAGCCCTTTTCTGCACGCTTTTGGCGTTTCCAGCCATGGCGCAAAAGAATGTGTACAACTTTAAAGTGAAGGACGCCAACGCGCGTACAGTAAAGCTGAAAGACTACAAAGGCAAGGTGTTGCTCATTGTAAACACAGCCACAAAGTGCGGTTTCACGCCACAATACGAAGCCTTGCAGAAGCTTTACGACACTTACAAGGCGCAAGGACTCGTAATTCTCGACTTCCCGTGCAACCAATTCGGCGAGCAAGCACCCGGAACACTCAACGAGATAAAGGCTTTTTGCACAGGAAACTACGGCGTTACTTTCCCACAGTTCGACAAGATAGAGGTGAATGGCAAGAAAGAACTGCCCCTTTACACCTATCTGAAAGCCCAACAAGGCTTTAAGGGGTTCGATACGAGCACCAAGATAGGCAAGTTTCTTGACGAAAAGTTCAGCAAGCAAGACCCTAACTATGCGAAAAACCCGAGCATCAAGTGGAACTTCACCAAGTTCTTAATCGACCGCGAAGGCCACGTTGTAGACCGCTTTGAGCCTACTGCCGATATGAAAGATGTTGAGGCGGGCGTTCGTGCTGCGCTGAAAGTGCAGTAA
- a CDS encoding FKBP-type peptidyl-prolyl cis-trans isomerase: MKKIAFIALLVMASAGFNTANAQSKKGKKQKKQEPREAIAITAPVSDETAIITTKFDSLSYAAGISMTRGLEEYLANQLGVLKGDMPDFIRGLKEGISKRKDTSFSAYTAGLQIAAQVERAMLPNIKKQFKGTSAEINDKFFFKGLIAAMEKDTTFFKQEEAQEYISKKQKALAEQRNAQTKAIGEKFLAENKKKAGVITLPSGLQYKVLVKGNGPKPTKDDQVAVVYEGRTIDGKVFDATARHGKPNDTFGVSNLIKGWTEALTLMPVGSKWEIYIPQELAYGARGAGDDIAPYSTLIFTLELQDIVKTAKGSNK; encoded by the coding sequence ATGAAGAAAATAGCATTTATAGCATTGCTCGTTATGGCAAGTGCAGGTTTCAACACTGCAAATGCACAGAGCAAGAAAGGGAAAAAACAGAAAAAGCAAGAACCAAGAGAAGCAATAGCTATCACAGCACCTGTTAGCGATGAGACCGCAATAATCACAACGAAGTTCGATTCGTTAAGTTACGCAGCAGGTATAAGTATGACACGTGGGTTGGAAGAATATCTTGCCAACCAGTTAGGAGTATTGAAAGGAGATATGCCCGACTTTATACGCGGACTGAAAGAGGGCATATCAAAACGTAAGGACACTTCTTTCTCTGCTTACACAGCAGGTTTGCAAATCGCAGCACAGGTAGAAAGAGCCATGCTTCCCAATATAAAGAAGCAGTTTAAAGGTACATCTGCAGAAATCAACGACAAGTTCTTCTTCAAAGGTCTCATTGCTGCTATGGAAAAAGACACTACCTTCTTCAAACAAGAAGAAGCGCAAGAATACATTTCTAAAAAGCAAAAAGCATTGGCAGAGCAACGCAATGCACAAACAAAAGCTATAGGAGAGAAGTTCCTTGCAGAGAATAAGAAGAAGGCTGGAGTAATTACTTTGCCAAGCGGATTGCAGTATAAGGTACTCGTTAAGGGCAATGGACCGAAGCCAACAAAGGACGACCAGGTCGCAGTTGTATATGAAGGGCGCACCATCGACGGCAAAGTGTTCGATGCGACAGCACGCCACGGAAAGCCAAACGACACTTTCGGAGTAAGCAATCTGATTAAAGGGTGGACAGAAGCCCTCACGCTTATGCCGGTAGGGTCTAAGTGGGAGATTTACATTCCGCAAGAACTGGCTTATGGTGCTCGCGGTGCTGGCGACGACATCGCACCTTATTCAACGCTTATCTTTACCCTTGAACTGCAAGATATAGTAAAGACAGCAAAAGGTTCTAATAAGTAA
- a CDS encoding threonine/serine exporter family protein → MDFLFSILQDAFFGGLAGIGFASISNPPKNAYKYCFIISAVGHAIRFILMNNDYHHFGLIAASFIAALAIGFMTVFMARKAKCPPETFSFPSLLPMIPGMYAYRTVEGLVMCLFTENEDLFEHYLYLCTSNGFTCVFDILGMVLGATMPIFILNKISYKVTRYTN, encoded by the coding sequence ATGGATTTTCTCTTTTCAATACTGCAAGATGCGTTTTTCGGTGGCTTGGCAGGCATCGGATTTGCCAGCATCAGCAACCCTCCGAAAAATGCCTATAAATATTGTTTCATCATATCTGCCGTAGGCCATGCCATTCGTTTCATTCTTATGAACAACGACTATCACCACTTCGGACTTATTGCTGCCAGCTTCATAGCAGCGTTAGCCATTGGTTTTATGACGGTGTTCATGGCACGGAAGGCGAAGTGTCCGCCCGAAACATTCTCGTTTCCGTCGCTTCTGCCTATGATTCCGGGAATGTATGCCTACCGCACTGTGGAAGGATTGGTTATGTGTTTGTTTACCGAAAATGAAGATTTATTCGAGCATTATTTGTATCTTTGCACATCGAACGGCTTCACTTGTGTCTTCGATATATTAGGAATGGTATTGGGTGCAACTATGCCTATCTTTATTTTAAACAAGATTTCCTATAAGGTAACAAGGTACACGAATTAA
- a CDS encoding gamma-glutamyl-gamma-aminobutyrate hydrolase family protein: MTLNYNLDAHLAELYESYPEGNNKPIIGITTNFSGQDVTIREVFHKQVIDAGGTPLLIPPTTDKQILANILDRIDGLLLSGGADVNPLWAGEEPTLNVGNINDKRDLSELLTTRLAYNRQIPIFAVCRGMQVLAIALDGKVQQHIYDPYIVEETGEKKLARLKNATTLRPAKLKHDQSAAFTEPTHSIAIEPDSILHSIYKQDQIFVNSFHHQAVSVPGKRFKATAYAPDGVIECMESAEFKPILGVQWHPEWLEEEGQKLFKWFVNEADNFRTAKQLHTRILTLDTHCDTPMFFPQGVDFAKRDPRILYDLHKMTEGHQDAVTMAAYLPQPRIGETFSSKIDVEGLKRFNPELTDVLDNLTPISYADLIFNKIEKIVKENSRYLSIARTPSDLYEDKRKGRKSIMFAIENGLALEGDLANVKYFAQRGVTYITLCHNGDNDICDSARGSSLHGGVSKFGIEVIKEMNRNGIMVDLSHGGEKSFYDALEISSQPIVCSHSNSKALCDVPRNLTDDQLKALAKKGGVAHITLYGGFLCKGGTASILDAIAHLEHAIDVMGIDHVGIGTDFDGDGTVRGMADASEMINFTRHLLAHKYSERDIEKIWGGNWLRVMAQVQAAKQK, translated from the coding sequence ATGACACTAAACTATAATTTGGACGCCCATTTGGCAGAACTTTACGAAAGCTATCCAGAGGGAAACAACAAGCCTATTATTGGTATTACCACCAACTTTTCGGGGCAAGATGTTACCATTCGTGAGGTTTTCCACAAACAGGTGATAGATGCTGGAGGCACACCGCTACTTATTCCGCCCACCACCGACAAGCAAATACTTGCCAATATACTCGACCGCATCGACGGACTTCTGCTTTCAGGCGGTGCCGATGTGAACCCTTTGTGGGCTGGCGAAGAGCCAACGCTCAACGTAGGCAACATAAACGATAAGCGAGACCTATCCGAACTGCTCACTACACGGTTGGCTTACAATCGCCAAATACCCATATTCGCCGTGTGCAGAGGTATGCAGGTCTTGGCCATTGCGTTAGATGGAAAGGTGCAACAGCACATTTACGACCCTTATATCGTTGAGGAAACAGGGGAAAAGAAGCTCGCACGCTTGAAAAATGCTACTACCTTGCGCCCTGCAAAGCTAAAGCACGACCAGAGTGCAGCCTTCACCGAGCCTACGCACAGCATTGCAATAGAACCCGATTCCATACTTCATTCCATCTACAAGCAAGACCAAATCTTTGTAAACTCCTTCCATCACCAAGCTGTTTCTGTGCCCGGAAAGCGGTTTAAAGCAACGGCTTACGCTCCCGACGGCGTTATAGAGTGCATGGAAAGTGCCGAATTCAAACCTATCTTAGGTGTTCAGTGGCACCCGGAATGGTTGGAAGAAGAAGGTCAGAAGCTGTTCAAATGGTTTGTAAACGAAGCCGACAACTTCCGCACAGCCAAGCAACTGCACACACGCATACTCACACTCGACACCCATTGCGACACTCCTATGTTCTTCCCACAAGGCGTAGACTTTGCCAAACGCGACCCACGCATTCTTTACGACCTGCATAAGATGACAGAAGGACACCAAGATGCCGTTACAATGGCAGCCTATTTGCCTCAACCACGCATAGGCGAAACATTCTCATCGAAGATAGACGTGGAGGGATTAAAGCGTTTTAACCCTGAACTGACCGACGTTTTAGACAACCTTACGCCCATTTCCTACGCCGATTTAATCTTCAACAAGATAGAGAAAATAGTAAAAGAAAACAGCCGCTACCTCAGTATTGCGCGCACACCGTCCGACCTTTACGAAGACAAACGAAAGGGACGCAAGAGCATTATGTTTGCTATTGAAAACGGTTTGGCGTTGGAAGGCGACCTTGCCAACGTGAAATACTTCGCACAACGTGGTGTTACGTACATCACACTGTGCCATAACGGCGACAACGACATCTGCGATTCGGCACGAGGGAGCAGCCTTCACGGCGGCGTGAGCAAGTTTGGCATTGAAGTAATCAAGGAAATGAACCGCAACGGCATTATGGTAGACCTCAGCCACGGCGGCGAAAAGAGTTTCTACGATGCACTTGAAATAAGCAGTCAGCCCATTGTGTGCAGCCATTCCAACAGCAAAGCCCTCTGCGACGTACCTCGCAACCTTACCGACGACCAGCTGAAAGCATTGGCAAAGAAAGGCGGCGTGGCACACATTACCCTCTATGGAGGCTTCTTGTGCAAAGGCGGAACGGCTTCAATTCTCGATGCCATTGCGCATTTAGAGCACGCAATAGATGTTATGGGTATCGACCACGTAGGTATCGGAACCGACTTCGATGGCGACGGAACAGTGCGTGGAATGGCAGATGCAAGCGAAATGATAAACTTCACCCGCCATTTGCTTGCTCACAAATATAGCGAACGCGACATAGAAAAGATATGGGGAGGCAACTGGCTGCGCGTAATGGCACAGGTACAGGCTGCCAAACAAAAATAA
- a CDS encoding C1 family peptidase: MKKIVFTTLALFLLVGCAKQAEQKFPTHRFTDEVRLRTTPVKDQGQSSLCWAYAMLATIETEHLMQGDSVNLSPDYVARMYLAEQATKSLLTRTRNAVLPNQGTTITTRGMAGMLIDLIQTYGLYHFDAYHKRGDASYKVIERKLSQAVLAPKTSNVAEQIGYINTMLDDEIGAVPRQVFLYRAIYTPQEFAHSVCKSDEYLALTSFTHHPFGTYFPLEVPDNYFHDTFLNVPIDTLMHRIEQSVRSGHPVCWEGDTSEDGFSFAEGIAKLDNDNQLPTQAQRQKAFETYQTTDDHCMEIMGIAHDEAGNKYFICKNSWGKHNRFGGFMYLSYNYVRLKTIAVYVVRN; this comes from the coding sequence ATGAAGAAAATAGTTTTCACAACACTTGCTTTGTTCCTTCTTGTAGGGTGTGCAAAGCAAGCCGAACAGAAGTTTCCTACTCACCGTTTTACCGATGAAGTGCGGTTGCGGACCACTCCCGTGAAAGACCAAGGACAGAGTTCGCTGTGCTGGGCGTATGCCATGCTGGCTACAATAGAGACCGAACACCTGATGCAAGGCGACTCCGTGAACCTCAGTCCCGACTATGTTGCGCGTATGTATTTGGCAGAACAGGCTACGAAAAGCCTATTGACAAGAACCCGAAATGCGGTTTTGCCCAATCAGGGTACGACTATTACCACTCGAGGAATGGCTGGAATGCTGATAGACCTTATTCAAACCTACGGCTTATACCACTTCGATGCCTACCATAAGCGAGGAGACGCAAGCTATAAGGTTATTGAACGCAAACTCAGTCAGGCAGTTTTAGCACCTAAGACAAGCAATGTAGCCGAACAGATTGGTTATATTAACACTATGTTGGACGATGAAATAGGTGCTGTTCCAAGGCAAGTGTTTCTTTATCGAGCCATTTACACACCGCAAGAGTTTGCCCACAGCGTATGTAAAAGCGACGAATACTTAGCTTTAACGAGCTTTACACACCACCCCTTCGGCACGTACTTCCCCTTGGAAGTGCCCGACAACTATTTTCACGACACCTTTTTAAATGTTCCCATCGACACTTTGATGCACCGCATAGAGCAGTCTGTGCGCTCGGGACACCCTGTTTGCTGGGAGGGCGACACGTCCGAAGATGGCTTCTCGTTCGCAGAAGGCATAGCAAAGTTAGACAACGACAACCAATTGCCTACACAAGCGCAACGCCAAAAGGCTTTTGAAACCTACCAAACTACCGACGACCATTGCATGGAGATAATGGGAATAGCCCACGACGAGGCGGGTAACAAATACTTTATTTGTAAGAATAGCTGGGGAAAACACAACCGTTTTGGTGGTTTTATGTATCTAAGCTACAACTATGTGCGGCTGAAAACCATTGCCGTATATGTTGTGAGAAACTGA